The Antedon mediterranea chromosome 7, ecAntMedi1.1, whole genome shotgun sequence genome has a segment encoding these proteins:
- the LOC140055603 gene encoding uncharacterized protein — protein MDFLTELTYEISGDTYPEAVDGGSILEYTCLLVYKVEPEHTAINISFEVDLPFSSFHEDSFNVTLYSEALGILPHQTIDENVDDEKSKAAVKILHLFHDPIVQKVYVKVDISESMWVNLTEPWKRPDCWWVPAFPDCYQTLYSECVFYDKSPEQTWDPAYCYQFKVSDCLPFNTTTECYYINTTSCLMALIADAERPQDMLCPTDVNETDCIQINDRGLFFTQYDFSVPTVAPIPETYEKDFCGMSMESIWMTEETAYERQYTYDSTIEEDENGCVRVLMRIKPIITTPPPTYNPYKALRKTEKYINAKTCMNANTTGFYTQPIQPINWKDFNITILFTGEIFNYVEVNQVLVSEVYVNITQSTKLINQIRRVFAIQKIPIKRPGYWVYNNPTFSDRNFTLKHEQILHHGVLIHPEAFNRGFTMTIDVPKVDDVYLAKFENITPWWKTGKHFAAISDYHMFNSTYNTNGDELTLETVIDKMEGYYDGDSRLPDITSEWVVEQNDYGEEIIVQCIFSVTPFLNIKDVVWRDHGRLNFYLYSRVLSSVVADNELKFSITADFKFPPGDELILYASRTSTVTVQPFVPRIPPVNATQEPDCQDDITYTFELFNILEFSIKDIWMNVTCPDLVIIPSTLEVEIIHHVNVTSDSNADIMLTTDQTYHIHYTELAPQVLARGQQTFRLVNNGIAPHYSIVCKVYLSFRKDNKALVLPYLAGVSNELFTPGIEYILYGRDLIEKEEETTPLMYSMPVGSNATFIINITVPEITTEVSDNIVLEFNVVLLDEKETVVKDTEHEFKTTVIYTNGQDLVQQQSVAVLEPDIQVYLRVANESTNADPGEIFQYYIKVNHTSVSQSPAHHINVTIHLPYMIINKHFLPYEYSRVPVRGKKFEPGFEYENDEILLLYLYKLDLDEVIEGTFLVQITTKLMEGICLQAQVKYEMSSFYQWGRYYPYTTVSENVLNIRNATLKFIGTSLHDTPDKLVAIHEQVTYRITIPLPPISSNLTIEIFLPTRNVTRKIWEVLQIQEEIPEVLPIEETFFDNGCYTVMRPCFCYGAGNMSFDASWFISRFTCKLKTDQMCTNSTDLDTGESNITNCDYSPDVYSKCRNLSKEMCFQNENVTTYLQTPISHFQQMACNMSNSTMNNNDHQNLTEDEGFYPIPDFCFEETIIELGMAKVVNTSIVTTREGVICTFTGGNNHNPHQPGVKYKAMNLPGFGLGGDSVSVYVTMVISDEVENVRDETLFINASSTFMYLNIPIPPPLRYEENCTCSKPLTHYFDVDYPLDCGCESMYLVGHKRDLCNCTTTFHEIEESYFSAPSCDCVNFCENNVQYFFNQPMVKNLADFDNATCDCGSYKDFSNSQNNFDYLSECREMYFRNYTCQNVNHTVKKTVEECRNITSKNCLEVNELQDINVAWLCQCSSDGLNCSCEFDSFPLSPNFANYSIVECQNMPWVKTNDGYNGDISLCDCHITNGSPAKSCHCSGVCSIHITNSCTAYNHTFCEDVTHLREYLVNDGLCICEKFYGSNHTIQDALRLYKYHNNTKIILKNQTMNGIEDSQFKNGTFLNVTMSNSTATNANETTQVLYKDQLSLDDFVLYCNCSDVDIIIPDIKPVQCKEIAPKEVFVCQCFVPADNETQLILDNWDYNLTIVDEAVTYLGDEFVVIEPELEISFVRIEPNPVDIVDSLDFVKFGYKIQHTDSSNSPAYNLTLFLDAVNFTITNGSGKVLPTDILSSRSCSDETLCEISYDNEVGHFHLGFLPVDVDGASFEGTFSLALRDDVDFVANSIISGTGILWYDSCVVDFPGRLYGPINSSDICHIYAPNITAKLEFTTAYAYMYQNEEYGIPNTFSIGDYVDIRAHLWVPEITLNVANYSISGDNMFSFTPVMAVMLLTDRIYVRNDTATFFLDQRHNPHDNEFHILYPDEQYDTAEFTDKGIAFIPGVLVNQADNIASPEDYLLLKFIFTLKDDPLWKQDDIIPFTVSVVYYSDYDGQLLTLIDKNVELKVVEPRLTLRVEILDYKWQVEQVQNTTGYTCVENTCCEDGEPCDTGRVCVTDSSDMDNCETHRCLCYSGFALNAESTCTAVGRTAGDILVFGLTVFHSQEYTGNAFDLYITLYSDLKSDLLPDTDTMGHIPTDGYLGNVRKPRLTQISDHEFQLYVHRFDHVVSCERFTVPFRIKPSLHVFAGQTWEVEATMNYRSSKPYDTPFNIKSRLYDMKDMNDTIRFPLFAPAPSVRFKMLPSSGQSSPINFEVFSSSMAQNEVMVNVREEDKIVFQAEVVIPKIKCSMTFKLNLPEGSGITLENVTMVSMGTAIDFPETNFGEPQVTESIDGQKFFFAYFPDIHSKANTLNTPRSLDSTKQQMFKSMNGEQQPYPTNPECNALNSSLYEQTILLGCYHNKMSYFGGFITDMHPSLPFYNLSQVMTRQLCLDHCSDRRYDYAGLLKGAICLCGTEEQFMQYYQNRTFELNGTLHHATLDHCSTLCTVHSVQFDATLDHCSTLCTGENASCGSMEFALLYGPIPGSVPKQQCDWYSGLYDETEDVFVVEFSLSIHSLATKGIEEYLHLQVTYDHGENKTSTLLPLAPYKIETGIVKLLMNVYVSPKMSGYVPGDYLEYYTEVRHAAHSTVTARDVYILWMLPSYIEYVNVTNHPSLPFTYRHIEDVENVETDPRVGIKFYVKTLFHDDVIGFHFMVRLDPLHTLPQGEYHLMSMTQVYYDSWGIHNHFEEDYTFDVVPHAHPVVPIKITFEVPSKYSGREQLDDIKLSTYNVLYDEINNIVYACFFNNTINVYKGGCFMTGDLPSYLTETPHTCEDYCNCTYLENHLTFDNCSNYEPRPSNCTCGCVPDCIEDMMSCEIDCLNNTFSNADLSSCLAGCKRVQVNCTQGCCIDTCDKDLDLCLLNNCVECNYFANCSVELKCAEQCISKNDGCSQTCIRSPVTCHENCSSASWDCLLNCNQLCGESTNTNCKEYCYSDCLADENRCLSDCCYTDCNVNATLCTQQCSTDCRLDGNCIISCLSNCNSTGFTCNETCAAQVYDCQDNCNQNCSVTSCTVIIETDCAEEEVNDLVENILTNYSLTNLHNNGIIGLEKASLMLTSVNCSGNSCTTEFQVTNTSSSCSATATEYCQTDLDSSCAINCVGLCEATSSCIGEYLNCLDTCGSDPTGTCDVVLLRNVSIDFCLIDALNCILMMSNCYLSCNSSESCLKCDDVYCASNYTQCVEIVTMDNRTYSADNVLHQTLNLTDGNSCLSECNRNLTKCQQVCRQHNNVSYICHSTCLRGHYGCASQCLTYINEQSICGIADSTTNTNETNLIHNSECNRQCEDDLVICKQLFSHIMNRTVNNITTEHYSIAVNCSSYKECGDICSNLCANTPSCSMFSCQAQCVQDATHGVCHSEVNCTILKMCVEHSRRRRRDADLFPADVTFGSSYTTSRRLNQEPLNHTLLVESRKRREAFIAKENSFKTVSSESDLGNVWSNTFDMRHNIQRIRRSLHDADMNNTYLNISIQDGGGFVESQCTTRNQHLEYIKCLDTCLVYPNVSTNNVSGGDVMNNASLQNTSSSIGCDNCQNIQPSSHARCYTLCNQTDAFCSANCSSNCTTSNNCSCSEFCNRPLAECLAICDKTSLNSCNWCRSLSCEEDSFCLCDRVCVNMTFIEVNNSKCVSESYCTILQEMCFYDCECKLPQYIFRHWRGLDSNVGNLLGLLPEPYTLYGLAHDGRAIMQSFDFGATWAAILKSVWLEAKDKEQYIEATNLEEILNLEPNLVFQSEFQNDTFGVSGVGIHFLKTVYEWKVDGTWNCCK, from the exons GTGAAATTTTCAACTATGTTGAAGTAAATCAAGTTTTAGTTTCAGAAGTTTATGTAAACATAACACAAAGTACTAAACTCATTAACCAAATAAGACGTGTATTTG cCATTCAAAAAATACCAATAAAAAGACCAGGTTACTGGGTATACAACAATCCAACATTTTCCGATCGTAATTTCACCCTGAAACATGAACAAATACTTCACCACGGTGTTTTGATCCACCCCGAAGCGTTCAACCGCGGTTTCACCATGACGATTGATGTTCCAAAGGTTGATGATGTATACTTGGCCAAATTTGAAAACATCACACCATGGTGGAAGACGGGAAAACATTTTGCAGCGATATCAGATTACCATATGTTTAATTCAACCTATAATACAAATGGCGACGAATTAACTTTGGAAACTGTAATAGATAAGATGGAAGGTTATTATGATGGGGATAGCAGATTGCCAGATATCACTTCTGAATGGGTTGTCGAACAAAATGATTACGGAGAAGAAATAATTGTTCAGTGTATATTTTCCGTCACAccatttctcaatattaaaGATGTTGTTTGGCGCGACCACGGAagattaaatttttatttgtattctcGAGTTCTTTCATCAGTGGTGGCTGATAATGAGCTTAAATTTTCTATCACAGCCGATTTTAAGTTCCCACCAGGAGATGAACTAATTCTGTATGCGTCTAGGACGAGCACCGTGACTGTTCAACCGTTTGTGCCACGTATTCCGCCAGTCAATGCCACTCAGGAACCAGACTGTCAAGATGACATCACATATACTTTTGAATTATTCAACATTCTGGAATTTTCTATCAAGGATATCTGGATGAACGTGACTTGTCCCGATTTAGTTATCATACCGTCGACGCTTGAAGTTGAAATTATTCACCATGTTAATGTCACAAGTGATAGCAACGCTGATATCATGCTTACTACAGATCAaacatatcacatacattacACAGAGTTGGCTCCTCAAGTACTTGCAAGAGGGCAGCAGACATTTCGACTGGTCAACAACGGTATTGCGCCGCATTACTCCATTGTTTGCAAAGTTTATCTTTCATTTCGCAAGGATAATAAGGCGTTAGTCCTTCCATATTTGGCAGGTGTCAGTAATGAACTGTTTACACCTGGCATTGAGTATATTTTATATGGGCGTGATTTAATTGAGAAGGAGGAGGAA ACAACACCTCTAATGTACTCGATGCCTGTTGGGTCAAATGCAACattcattataaatataacagTACCAGAAATAACCACAGAGGTCAGTG ATAACATTGTTCTTGAGTTTAATGTTGTACTCCTGGATGAAAAAGAAACAGTTGTAAAAGATACAGAACATGAGTTTAAGACAACTGTGATTTACACAAATGGACAAGACTTAGTACAGCAACAGAGTGTAGCAGTATTAGAACCTGACATCCAAGTGTATTTGAGAGTAGCCAATGAAAGCACAAATGCAGATCCAG GTGAAATCTTCCAGTATTATATAAAAGTAAATCACACGTCAGTATCGCAGTCACCAGCCCACCACATAAATGTTACCATCCATCTACCATATATGATCATAAACAAACACTTTCTGCCTTATGAATATTCAAGAGTTCCAGTCAGAGGTAAAAAATTTGAACCAGGCTTTGAATATGAAAATGATGAGATTTTGCTACTGTACCTCTATAAACTAGATTTGGATGAAGTCATCGAAGGAACATTTCTTGTGCAGATAACAACGAAACTTATGGAAG GTATTTGTTTACAAGCTCAAGTTAAATACGAAATGTCTAGTTTCTACCAGTGGGGGCGGTACTACCCTTACACAACAGTAAGTGAAAATGTCCTCAACATTCGCAATGCAACTCTTAAATTTATTGGAACTTCTCTTCACGATACTCCTGACAAATTGGTTGCCATCCATGAGCAAGTTACATACAGAATTACCATACCTCTGCCTCCAATATCCAGCAAcctaaccatagagatattccTACCTACACGAAATGTAACACGAAAGATCTGGGAAGTCTTACAAATACAAGAGGAGATTCCAGAGGTCCTGCCAATCGAAGAAACTTTTTTTGATAATGGCTGCTATACTGTGATGAGACCATGCTTTTGTTATGGAGCTGGAAATATGTCTTTCGATGCCAGCTGGTTTATTTCGCGATTTACTTGTAAATTGAAAACTGACCAGATGTGTACCAACTCGACAGATTTGGACACCGGAGAAAGCAACATAACAAATTGTGATTACTCACCAGATGTGTACAGCAAATGTCGAAATTTATCTAAAGAGATGTGTTTCCAAAATGAAAATGTGACCACTTATCTACAAACTCCAATATCACACTTTCAACAGATGGCTTGTAATATGTCAAACAGTACTATGAATAACAACG ATCATCAGAATCTAACAGAAGATGAAGGATTTTATCCGATTCCAGATTTCTGCTTTGAAGAAACTATTATTGAGCTAGGAATGGCAAAGGTTGTTAATACTTCAATTGTAACAACAAGAGAGGGAGTTATTTGCACTTTTACAGGTGGAAATAATCACAATCCTCACCAACCAG GTGTTAAATATAAGGCTATGAACCTACCAGGCTTTGGGTTAGGAGGCGATTCGGTATCAGTATATGTTACCATGGTGATATCTGACGAGGTAGAGAATGTCCGAGATGAGACTCTGTTTATCAATGCTTCATCTACTTTCATGTACTTGAACATACCAATACCGCCACCATTGAGGTACGAAGAAAACTGCACATGCTCAAAGCCGCTTACACACTATTTTGACGTTGACTACCCACTTGACTGTGGATGTGAGTCGATGTATCTCGTAGGTCATAAACGCGACCTTTGTAACTGTACAACAACATTTCACGAAATCGAAGAGTCATATTTTAGTGCGCCCTCATGTGATTGCGTTAATTTCTGCGAGAATAATGTACAATACTTCTTCAATCAACCAATGGTTAAGAACCTGGCAGACTTTGATAATGCAACATGTGATTGTggatcgtataaggacttttcAAATTCACAGAATAACTTTGATTATTTATCAGAATGTCGAGAGATGTATTTTAGAAATTACACTTGTCAAAATGTCAATCATACTGTTAAGAAAACTGTGGAGGAATGTCGGAATATTACAAGCAAGAACTGCTTAGAGGTCAATGAACTACAAGATATAAATGTTGCCTGGTTGTGTCAATGCTCATCTGACGGTCTAAACTGTTCCTGTGAATTTGACAGTTTTCCGTTGTCACCAAACTTTGCAAATTACTCCATTGTTGAATGCCAGAATATGCCATGGGTTAAAACCAATGACGGTTATAACGGTGACATTTCATTGTGTGATTGTCACATTACAAATGGGTCTCCTGCAAAATCTTGTCACTGTTCTGGAGTTTGTTCAATACATATTACAAATTCATGTACTGCATACAATCACACATTTTGTGAAGATGTCACACATTTAAGAGAATATCTCGTTAATGATGGACTCTGTATTTGTGAAAAATTCTATGGGTCAAATCATACCATTCAAGACGCTTTAAGATTATATAAATACCATAATAATAccaaaataattttgaaaaatcaaACCATGAACGGCATTGAAGATAGTCAGTTTAAAAATGGAACGTTTTTAAATGTCACAATGTCAAATTCCACAGCTACTAATGCCAATGAAACCACTCAAGTTTTGTATAAAGATCAATTGAGCTTGGATGACTTTGTCTTGTACTGTAATTGTTCAGATGTAGATATAATCATTCCAGATATCAAACCAGTACAATGTAAAGAGATCGCACCAAAAGAAGTCTTTGTCTGCCAGTGCTTCGTGCCGGCAGATAACGAAACTCAACTAATTTTAGACAATTGGGATTATAACTTGACAATTGTTGACGAAGCTGTAACTTACCTTGGCGACGAGTTTGTTGTTATTGAACCCGAGTTAGAGATATCATTTGTACGTATTGAACCGAATCCGGTTGATATCGTTGATAGTTTAGACTTTGTGAAGTTTGGATATAAGATCCAGCACACTGATTCATCCAATTCACCAGCGTACAACTTGACCCTATTCCTTGATGCTGTTAACTTTACCATTACAAACGGCAGCGGTAAAGTCTTACCGACTGATATTTTATCCAGCCGTTCCTGCTCCGATGAAACTCTTTGCGAAATCTCTTACGATAATGAGGTCGGACATTTCCATTTAGGATTTCTTCCAGTAGATGTAGACGGTGCTTCCTTTGAAGGCACGTTCTCTTTAGCTCTCCGAGATGATGTTGATTTCGTTGCCAACAGTATCATCAGCGGAACAGGAATCCTATGGTATGATAGCTGTGTTGTAGACTTTCCTGGTCGTCTGTATGGTCCAATCAATTCCTCAGACATCTGCCATATCTATGCACCAAACATCACTGCCAAACTAGAATTCACCACTGCGTATGCATATATGTATCAAAATGAAGAGTATGGCATACCAAACACTTTCTCCATTGGTGACTATGTTGACATTCGTGCACATCTGTGGGTTCCTGAAATCACGTTAAATGTTGCTAATTACAGCATCAGTGGAGATAACATGTTCTCTTTCACACCAGTGATGGCGGTGATGTTGTTGACGGACAGGATCTACGTAAGAAATGACACTGCCACATTCTTTCTAGATCAGCGTCACAATCCGCATGATAATGAATTCCACATTCTCTATCCTGATGAACAGTATGACACAGCGGAATTCACAGACAAGGGAATTGCGTTTATACCAG GTGTTCTAGTAAACCAAGCAGATAATATAGCATCACCTGAAGATTATCTCCTGTTAAAGTTCATATTTACTTTAAAAGATGACCCACTCTGGAAACAAGATGACATCATACCCTTCACAGTATCTGTTGTATACTACAGTGATTATGACGGACAACTTTTGACATTGATTGACAAGAATGTTGAATTAAAGGTCGTTGAACCCAGACTGACACTTAGAGTTGAG ATTCTTGATTATAAGTGGCAGGTTGAACAAGTACAGAACACAACAGGTTACACTTGTGTAGAGAACACTTGTTGTGAAGATGGTGAGCCTTGTGATACAGGCCGTGTGTGTGTTACAGACTCTTCTGATATGGACAATTGTGAGACTCACAG GTGTTTATGCTATTCTGGATTTGCATTGAATGCTGAATCCACCTGTACTGCTGTGGGACGTACTGCTGGTGATATACTCGTGTTTGGACTGACTGTATTTCACAGCCAAGAATATACTg gtAATGCATTTGATCTTTACATAACGTTATACAGTGACCTCAAGTCTGACCTTCTACCAGATACTGACACAATGGGTCACATCCCTACAGATGGTTACCTTGGTAATGTAAGGAAACCACGATTAACACAAATAAGTGACCACGAATTTCAACTTTATGTTCATCGTTTTGATCATGTAGTGAGCTGCGAACGTTTTACAGTGCCATTCAGGATTAAGCCTTCTTTACATGTGTTTGCAGGGCAAACTTGGGAAGTGGAG GCAACAATGAATTACCGTTCTTCTAAGCCGTATGACACGCCATTCAACATTAAATCACGACTGTATGACATGAAAGACATGAATGATACAATCCGATTCCCATTATTCGCTCCAGCCCCAAGTGTTCGCTTCAAAATGTTACCATCAAGTGGTCAATCTAGCCCAATAAATTTTGAAGTTTTCTCTTCTTCTATGGCTCAAAATGAAGTCATGGTGAATGTACGAGAAGAAGATAAAATTGTGTTTCAGGCCGAAGTTGTTATACCAAAGATTAAGTGCAGTATgacttttaaattaaatctaCCAGAAG GGAGTGGCATTACACTGGAAAATGTTACCATGGTTTCCATGGGTACTGCAATAGATTTTCCGGAAACTAATTTTGGTGAACCACAAGTGACAGAAAGCATTGATGGACAAAAGTTCTTTTTTGCCTATTTTCCTGATATACACAGTAAAGCAAACACATTGAATACTCCACGg tCTTTAGATTCCACCAAGCAGCAAATGTTCAAGTCAATGAACGGAGAACAGCAGCCGTACCCAACAAACCCAGAATGCAATGCTCTCAATTCCAGTTTATACGAGCAGACAATTCTTCTAGGGTGTTACCATAATAAAATGTCTTACTTTGGCGGTTTTATAACAGACATGCACCCATCTTTACCTTTCTACAATCTATCTCAAGTGATGACAAGGCAGTTGTGTTTGGATCATTGCAG TGATAGAAGATATGATTATGCAGGCCTGCTGAAGGGTGCTATCTGTTTGTGTGGGACTGAAGAGCAATTCATGCAATACTATCAAAATAGAACATTTGAATTGAATGGCACTTTACATCATGCAACCCTTGATCATTGTAGTACACTCTGTACAg TACACTCTGTACAg tttgatgcaACCCTTGATCATTGTAGTACACTCTGTACAg GTGAAAATGCCTCTTGTGGGTCGATGGAATTTGCTTTACTGTATGGTCCAATACCTGGATCTGTTCCTAAACAACAATGTGACTGGTATTCAGGATTGTATGATGAAACTGAG gaTGTGTTTGTGGTAGAATTCAGTTTATCAATTCATTCATTGGCTACTAAGGGTATAGAGGAATACCTACACTTACAAGTAACATACGATCATGGAGAAAACAAAACAAGCACACTTCTACCGTTAGCCCCCTATAAAATAGAG ACTGGAATAGTTAAACTTTTGATGAATGTTTATGTATCTCCAAAAATGAGTGGCTATGTTCCAGG cGATTATTTAGAATATTATACAGAGGTTCGTCATGCTGCTCATTCAACCGTGACTGCGAGGGATGTTTACATTTTGTGGATGTTGCCTAGTTACATAGAGTATGTAAATGTAACCAATCACCCATCACTACCATTTACATATAGACACATTGAAGATGTTGAGAATGTTGAAACTGACCCTAGAGTTGGAATCAAGTTTTAT GTGAAAACCTTATTCCATGATGACGTGATAGGCTTTCACTTTATGGTGAGACTGGACCCACTTCACACCCTTCCACAGGGAGAGTACCATTTGATGTCAATGACACAGGTGTATTATGACTCTTGGGGGATACACAACCATTTTGAGGAAGACTACACGTTTGATGTTGTACCCCATGCTCATCCTGTTGTAcctattaaaattacatttgaag TTCCATCTAAGTATTCAGGACGTGAACAATTGGATG atattAAATTATCAACCTATAATGTTCTGTATGATGAGATTAACAACATTGTGTATGCTTGTTTCTTCAACAATACCATTAATGT ttataaAGGTGGTTGTTTCATGACTGGAGATCTTCCATCCTATCTCACAGAGACACCTCACACATGTGAAGATTACTGTAACTGCACTTACTTAGAAAATCATCTGACTTTTGATAACTGTTCGAATTACGAACCACGACCTTCTAACTGCACTTGTGGTTGCGTACCAGATTGTATTGAAGATATGATGTCTTGTGAAATAGACTGCTTAAATAATACATTCAGTAACGCTGATTTAAGCTCATGCTTAGCTGGTTGTAAGCGTGTTCAGGTAAACTGCACACAAGGATGCTGTATAGACACATGTGACAAAGATTTAGACTTGTGTCTGCTGAATAACTGTGTTGAGTGCAATTATTTTGCAAACTGTTCTGTTGAGTTGAAATGTGCAGAACAGTGTATTTCAAAGAATGACGGCTGCAGTCAGACCTGCATTAGATCACCAGTAACATGCCACGAGAACTGTTCGAGTGCATCATGGGattgtttattaaattgtaACCAACTTTGTGGAGAATCTACAAATACCAACTGCAAGGAGTATTGCTATTCAGACTGCCTAGCTGATGAAAACCGATGTCTTAGCGATTGCTGTTACACAGATTGCAATGTGAATGCAACTCTTTGTACTCAACAGTGTTCCACTGATTGTAGGCTTGATGGTAACTGCATTATATCATGTTTATCTAACTGTAATTCAACTGGATTTACTTGCAATGAAACATGCGCTGCTCAAGTTTATGATTGTCAAGATAACTGTAACCAGAATTGTTCAGTAACCAGttgtacagttattatagaaacGGATTGTGCTGAGGAAGAGGTCAATGACCTTGTGGAGAACATCTTAACAAACTATAGTTTAACAAATCTACATAATAATGGAATTATTGGTCTTGAAAAAGCTTCTTTGATGTTGACATCTGTAAATTGTTCCGGAAACTCTTGCACAACAGAGTTCCAGGTGACAAATACAAGCAGTAGTTGTTCTGCCACAGCTACAGAATACTGCCAAACAGATCTGGATTCATCTTGTGCTATCAACTGCGTTGGTCTTTGTGAAGCAACGTCATCATGTATTGGGGAATATCTTAATTGTTTGGACACGTGTGGCAGTGACCCCACTGGGACTTGTGATGTAGTCTTATTAAGAAACGTTTCAATCGATTTCTGTTTAATTGATGCATTGAATTGTATTCTGATGATGAGTAACTGTTATTTAAGTTGTAATTCATCAGAATCGTGTTTAAAATGTGATGACGTGTACTGTGCCAGTAATTACACCCAGTGCGTGGAAATAGTTACCATGGACAACAGAACATATTCAGCAGACAATGTCTTACATCAGACTTTAAATTTAACTGATGGTAATTCATGCTTGTCTGAATGTAATCGCAACTTAACCAAGTGTCAGCAAGTTTGCAGACAACATAATAACGTATCATATATCTGTCATTCTACCTGTTTAAGAGGGCATTATGGCTGTGCGTCACAATGCTTGACGTACATCAACGAACAATCTATCTGTGGTATTGCTGATTCTACTACAAATACCAATGAAACAAACTTAATACATAACAGTGAATGCAACAGACAATGTGAAGATGACTTAGTTATCTGTAAGCAGTTATTCTCGCACATAATGAACAGAAcagttaataatattacaactgAACACTATTCTATTGCTGTTAACTGCTCGAGTTATAAAGAATGTGGCGATATCTGTAGCAACCTCTGCGCCAACACGCCCAGCTGCAGTATGTTTTCTTGCCAAGCACAATGTGTTCAGGATGCAACACATGGCGTATGTCACTCCGAAGTGAATTGTACCATTCTGAAGATGTGCGTAGAACATTCCCGGCGTAGGCGCAGAGATGCTGATCTCTTCCCAGCAGATGTAACTTTTGGTAGCTCATATACGACATCTAGAAGATTAAACCAAGAACCACTTAATCATACCTTATTGGTTGAAAGTAGAAAAAGACGGGAAGCATTTATTGCTAAAGAAAACTCATTCAAAACTGTTTCAAGTGAATCCGATCTTGGTAATGTATGGAGTAATACTTTTGATATGAGGCACAACATCCAGCGGATCCGAAGGAGTTTACACGACGCTGATATGAATAATACATATTTGAATATTAGTATCCAAGATGGCGGCGGGTTTGTAGAATCACAATGCACCACTAGGAATCAGCACTTAGAGTATATAAAATGCCTTGATACTTGTCTCGTTTATCCTAATGTATCAACAAATAATGTTAGCGGGGGTGATGTTATGAATAATGCCTCGCTCCAGAACACCTCTTCAAGTATTGGATGTGATAACTGCCAGAACATACAGCCGTCGTCACATGCAAGATGTTACACATTGTGCAACCAAACGGATGCATTTTGTTCCGCTAACTGCAGCAGTAACTGTACTACGTCTAATAACTGTAGTTGCAGTGAGTTCTGTAACAGACCTCTTGCAGAATGTTTGGCAATTTGCGATAAGACTTCTCTTAacagttgtaattggtgtcgGTCGCTCTCTTGTGAAGAAGACTCATTCTGCTTGTGTGACAGAGTTTGTGTAAACATGACATTTATCGAAGTAAATAACAGCAAATGTGTTAGCGAATCCTATTGTACTATTTTACAAGAGATGTGCTTCTACGACTGTGAATGCAAGTTGCCACAGTATATATTCCGACATTGGAGAG GATTGGATTCGAACGTTGGTAACCTCCTAGGTTTACTACCAGAGCCATACACTCTGTACGGCCTCGCACACGATGGACGAGCAATCATGCAAAGCTTTGATTTTGGTGCCACGTGGGCGGCGATATTGAAAAGTGTATGGCTGGAAGCTAAAGATAAAGAACAATATATTGAAGCTACTAACTTGGAAGAGATTTTGAATTTAGAGCCAAATCTTGTATTTCAATCGGAATTTCAAAATGACACTTTTGGTG TGTCTGGTGTTGGAATCCATTTCTTGAAGACGGTCTACGAATGGAAAGTAGATGGAACTTGGAACTGTTGTAAATGA